The proteins below come from a single Biomphalaria glabrata chromosome 10, xgBioGlab47.1, whole genome shotgun sequence genomic window:
- the LOC106068438 gene encoding MAM and LDL-receptor class A domain-containing protein 1-like isoform X2, which yields MISLWILQILFSAFQFPMTDQCPKLNLPRGTVRMRNKIHARFTCDTGLQIFGDEFATCINGIWSDPPPFCFANNCTAPVLTDTNMRIETYFGGGLLQFNCAPGFVRDGPEKHLCDGQKWIPEPQTKCKAGINNKCDFEDGLCGWTDDYSDDFDWTRTKGDMHTKQTGPSFDHTKGDESESSDPKRQWKKARFLSPFYPKSLKTDKCFEFYYHMYGENVTTGFGSLEVFLRPQYAKTSSLGVRNRIFYKYGNQGDQWIRAYRVLPIQSKPFQIVFQFTMSTSWFQDTAIDDIRIDYCSNFAAPITDHVATAVTNPKPSSNKTAHPEEIFTTTAESRDYDALNVSKSNATNQAHVTLSGTSAKATTNMSSLAHVALSNTNTYFINKDNSFTLRTLTLLGLKIVISAVVGSVIYITANVFYSIPKRKNRMKNDMLTLPEKSNIK from the exons ATGATTTCACTGTGGATACTTCAAATACTTTTCTCCGCCTTCCAGTTTCCTATGACAG ATCAATGTCCTAAACTCAATCTACCTAGAGGAACTGTAAGAATGAGGAATAAAATCCATGCAAGGTTTACCTGTGACACTGGCCTACAAATATTTGGGGATGAGTTTGCAACATGCATCAACGGAATTTGGAGTGATCCCCCGCCCTTCTGTTTTG CAAACAACTGTACCGCCCCTGTACTGACGGATACCAACATGAGAATCGAGACATATTTCGGCGGTGGACTGCTCCAGTTTAACTGCGCCCCTGGCTTTGTGAGAGACGGCCCTGAAAAGCATTTGTGTGATGGTCAGAAATGGATACCGGAGCCCCAAACCAAGTGCAAAG CTGGGATAAATAATAAATGCGACTTTGAGGACGGCCTCTGTGGATGGACGGACGATTATTCAGACGATTTCGATTGGACTAGAACCAAGGGCGACATGCATACAAAACAAACAGGACCCTCATTTGACCATACAAAAGGAGATGAATCGG AGTCGAGTGACCCAAAGAGACAATGGAAAAAGGCCAgatttctctctcctttctaCCCCAAGTCGTTAAAGACGGACAAATGTTTTGAGTTTTACTACCACATGTATGGAGAGAATGTTACTACTG GTTTCGGAAGCCTTGAAGTGTTTCTAAGACCACAATATGCAAAAACTTCTTCTCTGGGCGTCAGGAACCGAATATTTTATAAGTACGGCAATCAGGGGGACCAGTGGATTAGGGCGTATAGAGTCCTTCCTATACAAAGTAAACCATTTCAG ATTGTCTTTCAATTCACAATGTCAACAAGTTGGTTTCAGGACACTGCTATTGATGATATACGTATAGACTACTGTTCCAATT TTGCAGCTCCTATAACAGATCATGTGGCAACAGCAGTAACTAATCCCAAACCATCGTCCAACAAGACCGCTCACCCTGAGGAGATTTTCACAACCACTGCCGAGTCACGAGATTATGATGCCTTAAATGTTTCAAAGTCGAATGCAACAAATCAGGCACATGTGACGCTTTCCGGAACGTCTGCAAAGGCTACCACCAATATGTCTTCCTTGGCGCATGTGGCTCTCAGTAACACCAATACATATTTCATCAACAAAGATAACTCGTTTACGCTGAGGACACTGACTTTACTTGGGCTGAAAATAGTAATATCGGCAGTCGTTGGGTCTGTGATTTATATCACAGCAAACGTGTTTTACTCGATAccgaaaagaaaaaacagaatGAAAAACGATATGCTGACGCTACCCGAGAAAAGTAACATCAAATAA
- the LOC106068438 gene encoding MAM and LDL-receptor class A domain-containing protein 1-like isoform X1 encodes MISLWILQILFSAFQFPMTDQCPKLNLPRGTVRMRNKIHARFTCDTGLQIFGDEFATCINGIWSDPPPFCFANNCTAPVLTDTNMRIETYFGGGLLQFNCAPGFVRDGPEKHLCDGQKWIPEPQTKCKAGINNKCDFEDGLCGWTDDYSDDFDWTRTKGDMHTKQTGPSFDHTKGDESGYYIYVESSDPKRQWKKARFLSPFYPKSLKTDKCFEFYYHMYGENVTTGFGSLEVFLRPQYAKTSSLGVRNRIFYKYGNQGDQWIRAYRVLPIQSKPFQIVFQFTMSTSWFQDTAIDDIRIDYCSNFAAPITDHVATAVTNPKPSSNKTAHPEEIFTTTAESRDYDALNVSKSNATNQAHVTLSGTSAKATTNMSSLAHVALSNTNTYFINKDNSFTLRTLTLLGLKIVISAVVGSVIYITANVFYSIPKRKNRMKNDMLTLPEKSNIK; translated from the exons ATGATTTCACTGTGGATACTTCAAATACTTTTCTCCGCCTTCCAGTTTCCTATGACAG ATCAATGTCCTAAACTCAATCTACCTAGAGGAACTGTAAGAATGAGGAATAAAATCCATGCAAGGTTTACCTGTGACACTGGCCTACAAATATTTGGGGATGAGTTTGCAACATGCATCAACGGAATTTGGAGTGATCCCCCGCCCTTCTGTTTTG CAAACAACTGTACCGCCCCTGTACTGACGGATACCAACATGAGAATCGAGACATATTTCGGCGGTGGACTGCTCCAGTTTAACTGCGCCCCTGGCTTTGTGAGAGACGGCCCTGAAAAGCATTTGTGTGATGGTCAGAAATGGATACCGGAGCCCCAAACCAAGTGCAAAG CTGGGATAAATAATAAATGCGACTTTGAGGACGGCCTCTGTGGATGGACGGACGATTATTCAGACGATTTCGATTGGACTAGAACCAAGGGCGACATGCATACAAAACAAACAGGACCCTCATTTGACCATACAAAAGGAGATGAATCGG GTTATTATATCTACGTAGAGTCGAGTGACCCAAAGAGACAATGGAAAAAGGCCAgatttctctctcctttctaCCCCAAGTCGTTAAAGACGGACAAATGTTTTGAGTTTTACTACCACATGTATGGAGAGAATGTTACTACTG GTTTCGGAAGCCTTGAAGTGTTTCTAAGACCACAATATGCAAAAACTTCTTCTCTGGGCGTCAGGAACCGAATATTTTATAAGTACGGCAATCAGGGGGACCAGTGGATTAGGGCGTATAGAGTCCTTCCTATACAAAGTAAACCATTTCAG ATTGTCTTTCAATTCACAATGTCAACAAGTTGGTTTCAGGACACTGCTATTGATGATATACGTATAGACTACTGTTCCAATT TTGCAGCTCCTATAACAGATCATGTGGCAACAGCAGTAACTAATCCCAAACCATCGTCCAACAAGACCGCTCACCCTGAGGAGATTTTCACAACCACTGCCGAGTCACGAGATTATGATGCCTTAAATGTTTCAAAGTCGAATGCAACAAATCAGGCACATGTGACGCTTTCCGGAACGTCTGCAAAGGCTACCACCAATATGTCTTCCTTGGCGCATGTGGCTCTCAGTAACACCAATACATATTTCATCAACAAAGATAACTCGTTTACGCTGAGGACACTGACTTTACTTGGGCTGAAAATAGTAATATCGGCAGTCGTTGGGTCTGTGATTTATATCACAGCAAACGTGTTTTACTCGATAccgaaaagaaaaaacagaatGAAAAACGATATGCTGACGCTACCCGAGAAAAGTAACATCAAATAA